A genomic window from Massilia sp. METH4 includes:
- a CDS encoding Ppx/GppA phosphatase family protein, with protein sequence MYAAVDLGSNSFRLSIGKHDGDTIRVLKSMREPIRLAAGLDAAGNLTEAAQQRAIACLQNFAITLSTYQLDAVRVVATSTMRQAQNIATFLPQCEAAIGCPIEIISGEEEGRLIYMGVASALAQPNERRLVVDIGGGSTELILGRGLDIERVESFSVGSVKQSLSFFINGYVDGPSYEAAILSARSHFEDGAPPYMPQYWKRAYGSSGTIRAIAEVIEKNGLGKGITPDSLDALKKRFIALGHVNRIDLPGLRPDRASTVVGGLAILIGVLHELDIDELTPIEAGLRMGVMWDLYQREMRRDRREQSVRDFARKFHVEETRATRVADDALALLDQLKTASDATPRLLYWSALLHEVGQAISQTGHHKHAAYMIENADLPGFTTREQRTMSRLLMAQKGNLRKVEEFLADPDFARAVVALRLAIVFMHARITVAEAQPKLRMKNRIELELPRALVSGHPTLSYWIEKEQEHWDEVGVDLGLRTGS encoded by the coding sequence ATGTATGCAGCGGTCGATCTCGGCTCGAACAGTTTCCGCCTGTCCATAGGCAAACATGATGGCGACACGATCCGCGTGCTCAAGAGCATGCGGGAACCGATCCGGCTCGCCGCCGGGCTCGATGCCGCCGGCAACCTCACCGAAGCGGCCCAGCAGCGCGCCATCGCCTGCCTGCAGAACTTCGCGATCACGCTGTCGACCTACCAGCTCGACGCGGTGCGCGTGGTCGCCACCTCGACGATGCGCCAGGCACAGAACATCGCCACCTTCCTGCCACAGTGCGAGGCCGCCATCGGCTGCCCCATCGAGATCATTTCGGGCGAGGAAGAGGGGCGGCTGATCTACATGGGCGTGGCCAGCGCGCTGGCCCAGCCGAACGAGCGGCGCCTGGTGGTCGACATCGGCGGCGGCTCCACCGAGCTCATCCTGGGTCGCGGGCTCGACATCGAGCGCGTGGAATCGTTCAGCGTGGGCAGCGTGAAGCAGAGCCTGTCGTTCTTCATCAACGGCTATGTCGACGGCCCCTCGTACGAGGCGGCCATCCTGTCGGCGCGCAGCCATTTCGAGGATGGCGCGCCGCCCTACATGCCGCAGTACTGGAAGCGGGCCTACGGCTCTTCCGGCACGATTCGCGCGATTGCCGAGGTGATCGAGAAGAACGGCCTGGGCAAGGGCATCACGCCGGACAGCCTGGATGCGCTGAAGAAACGCTTCATCGCCCTCGGCCATGTGAACCGCATCGACCTGCCGGGCCTGCGCCCGGACCGCGCCTCGACGGTGGTCGGCGGCCTGGCGATCCTGATCGGCGTGCTGCACGAGCTCGATATCGACGAGCTGACGCCGATCGAGGCCGGCCTGCGCATGGGCGTGATGTGGGACCTGTACCAGCGCGAGATGCGGCGCGACCGGCGCGAGCAGTCGGTGCGCGATTTCGCGCGCAAGTTCCACGTCGAGGAAACGCGCGCCACCCGCGTGGCGGACGACGCGCTGGCGCTGCTCGACCAGCTGAAGACGGCCAGCGACGCCACGCCCCGGCTGCTGTACTGGAGCGCGCTGCTGCACGAAGTGGGGCAGGCGATCTCGCAGACGGGCCACCACAAGCACGCCGCCTACATGATCGAGAATGCCGACCTGCCGGGCTTCACCACGCGCGAGCAGCGCACCATGAGCCGCCTGCTGATGGCGCAGAAGGGCAACCTGCGCAAGGTCGAGGAATTCCTGGCCGACCCCGACTTCGCCCGCGCCGTCGTGGCGCTGCGGTTGGCCATCGTGTTCATGCACGCGCGCATCACCGTCGCCGAGGCGCAGCCGAAGCTGCGCATGAAGAACCGCATCGAGCTGGAGCTGCCGCGCGCCCTCGTCAGCGGGCATCCCACGCTGTCGTACTGGATCGAGAAGGAACAGGAGCACTGGGACGAGGTGGGCGTGGACCTGGGCTTGCGGACGGGGTCGTGA
- a CDS encoding carbonic anhydrase family protein, whose protein sequence is MKAKIVLLAAALAAGMASVHAADKAPAHWEYKGKAGTSHWGDLEPDFAACKQGKAQSPIDIRGAKTGAPAPIGFEYTATHADIVNNGHTVQVNLPEGGLVHLASGDYKLVQMHFHTPSEEKINGKRYPLVAHLVHKNADGELAVVAVLFKQGKENTALKSVFADLPAHAGDHHPVTGELDLQALIPAEHSYYAYMGSLTTPPCSEGVHWQVMKEPVDISKAQLAAFRKLYHMNARPVQPLNGRVVEVAG, encoded by the coding sequence ATGAAAGCAAAAATCGTTCTGCTGGCAGCCGCCCTGGCCGCCGGCATGGCAAGCGTGCACGCCGCCGACAAGGCACCGGCGCACTGGGAATACAAGGGCAAGGCGGGCACGTCGCACTGGGGCGACCTGGAGCCGGACTTCGCCGCCTGCAAGCAGGGCAAGGCGCAGTCGCCGATCGATATCCGCGGCGCGAAAACGGGCGCGCCGGCGCCGATCGGTTTCGAGTACACGGCCACCCATGCCGACATCGTCAACAACGGCCACACCGTGCAGGTGAACCTGCCCGAGGGTGGCCTGGTGCACCTGGCCAGCGGCGACTACAAGCTCGTGCAGATGCACTTCCACACGCCGAGCGAGGAAAAGATCAACGGCAAGCGCTACCCGCTGGTGGCGCACCTGGTGCACAAGAACGCCGACGGCGAACTGGCGGTCGTGGCCGTGCTGTTCAAGCAGGGCAAGGAAAACACCGCGCTGAAATCCGTGTTCGCCGACCTGCCGGCGCACGCGGGTGACCACCACCCCGTGACGGGCGAGCTCGACCTGCAAGCCCTGATCCCGGCCGAACACAGCTATTACGCCTACATGGGTTCGTTGACGACGCCGCCGTGCAGCGAGGGCGTGCACTGGCAGGTGATGAAGGAACCGGTCGATATCTCGAAAGCCCAGCTGGCCGCCTTCCGCAAGCTGTATCACATGAATGCGCGGCCGGTGCAGCCGCTCAATGGCCGCGTGGTGGAAGTGGCCGGTTGA
- a CDS encoding GNAT family N-acyltransferase: protein MQQTTIAAASRAPRPRLVTSIASTPEELREAQRLRYRVFIEGMGLSALVRPDGLDCDEFDEHCDHLLVRDALTLQVVGTYRVLPPAGARRLGRFYSEGEFDVGRLNPLRGRIVEAGRACIHPDYRGGSVIMLLWAALADYMHRQGCDYLAGCASISLADGGHNAVAVFRELRETRLSPPEYRVTPHLPFPYSKIEPAAAPIVPALLKGYMRSGAWICGEPAWDPDFDSADLFVLMPLANLDARYARHYGVEEMAIAA from the coding sequence ATGCAGCAGACGACCATCGCGGCCGCCTCCCGCGCCCCGCGCCCCCGCCTTGTAACGAGCATCGCCAGCACGCCCGAAGAGTTGCGCGAGGCGCAGCGCCTGCGCTACCGCGTCTTCATCGAAGGCATGGGCTTGAGCGCGCTGGTTCGCCCCGACGGCCTCGATTGCGACGAGTTCGACGAACACTGCGACCACCTGCTGGTGCGCGACGCGCTCACGCTGCAAGTCGTGGGCACCTACCGCGTGCTGCCGCCGGCCGGCGCCCGCCGCCTGGGCCGCTTCTACTCCGAAGGCGAGTTCGATGTGGGCCGCCTGAACCCTCTGCGCGGGCGCATCGTGGAAGCGGGCCGCGCCTGCATCCATCCCGACTACCGCGGCGGCAGCGTGATCATGCTGCTGTGGGCCGCGCTGGCGGACTACATGCACCGCCAGGGCTGCGACTACCTGGCCGGCTGCGCCAGCATCAGCCTGGCCGACGGCGGTCACAACGCCGTCGCCGTGTTCCGCGAACTGCGCGAAACGCGGCTGTCGCCACCCGAATACCGCGTCACGCCGCACCTGCCGTTCCCGTACTCGAAGATCGAGCCCGCCGCCGCGCCCATCGTGCCCGCGCTGCTGAAAGGCTATATGCGCTCCGGCGCCTGGATCTGCGGCGAGCCGGCCTGGGACCCCGACTTCGACAGCGCCGACCTGTTCGTGCTGATGCCGCTGGCGAACCTCGATGCGCGGTATGCGCGGCATTACGGGGTGGAGGAGATGGCGATCGCGGCCTGA
- a CDS encoding response regulator, translated as MSRALSALRNLRDTWRRDIVLRLAVSIFLAVVLSTAAYTTYAVRTLHAEAELQLRERSERLVTVLSQALARPLFDINGAAITSVVDAMRATPEVLMLRVLAPNGTELASFAASKPDARGAITVHRDIHFQDGARNYLVGAVDLTYSRRATDVALRQQLVQALTVNLLLALTIVGSVFLVARKTVRPFGDIQNALEKLAQGKTDIQLSGIGRADQVGRLSIAVRSFRDTLTRLRYAETELRTLNGDLEQKVDARTQDLKRTIAVARDSERKLRAIVDTALDAVVNMDRNGRVVGWNRQAEVIFGYTRDEALGQQLDTLIIPPRYRADHRKGMARYVAGDSPGEVLDRRIEVEALRADGSEFPIELSITRIDLDAGEFEFCGFIRDISERREREQKLVAANVRAEAANIAKSEFLANMSHEIRTPMSAIIGMAYLALRTDLNTKQHDYVSKIHRAALSLLGIINDILDFSKIEAGRLEVEQVPFFLDEVLAHVASVTSQRAAEKQLEYLFNVPPAIPRHLVGDPLRLGQVLINLVNNAVKFTPAGELELSCTQLPAAAQDRVALRFSVRDTGIGMPEEQMGKLFRAFNQADGSTSRQFGGTGLGLSISQQLVRLMGGTITVKSEQGKGSVFSFDLEFGLSGQPERPPVVPAALNDARVLLVDDSPVALEVLGEAARALPLRVHTASSGAEALANVLEADAADDPYALVLTDWQMPGMDGIELARRVAAAPLARQPGMVLLTAFGREEVQREAEEAGFVGYLFKPIGQSMLVDTLVSLFAPPRRRGQPDDGGKLDVTGRVLLVEDNPVNQQIAAELMGIQGIAVEFAGNGREALDRLAQVGPGYYDVVLMDLEMPTLDGHATTLELRRDRRFDGLPVIAMTAHALADVRERCLAEGMQDYLTKPIDPDLLYATLARWLGRAMPPVAPRPPRAPGQEELPLLPGIDTVRGLRHVAGNETLYLQLLDRFRNSQRDAATDLATDLLHCDRDSARQRAHTLRGVAGNVGANAVEATARAIEEILDRHEVPAATLVDELTDVLRTAVTGLDAHFGSADGMPANAAGEAAPVVPEDALARLRELLSAYSGDSNDYFAGARPALAAVLPPAALERVAAHIASYEFDAARQVLDAAQEAT; from the coding sequence ATGTCACGGGCATTGAGCGCGTTGCGCAACCTGCGGGACACCTGGCGCCGCGACATCGTGTTGCGGCTGGCGGTGTCCATCTTCCTGGCCGTCGTGCTGTCCACCGCGGCCTACACCACGTACGCCGTGCGCACGCTGCACGCGGAAGCCGAGCTGCAATTGCGCGAGCGTTCCGAGCGGCTGGTGACCGTGCTGTCGCAGGCGCTGGCGCGGCCGCTGTTCGACATCAATGGCGCCGCGATCACCAGCGTGGTCGACGCCATGCGCGCCACGCCCGAGGTGCTGATGCTGCGCGTGCTGGCCCCGAACGGCACCGAGCTGGCCAGCTTCGCCGCCTCGAAGCCGGATGCGCGTGGCGCGATCACGGTGCACCGCGACATCCACTTCCAGGACGGCGCGCGCAATTACCTGGTGGGCGCGGTCGACCTCACGTACTCCCGGCGTGCCACCGACGTGGCCCTGCGCCAGCAACTGGTGCAGGCGCTGACCGTGAACCTGCTGCTGGCGCTGACGATCGTCGGCTCCGTGTTCCTCGTGGCGCGCAAGACGGTGCGGCCGTTCGGCGACATCCAGAACGCGCTGGAAAAGCTCGCCCAGGGCAAGACCGACATCCAGCTCTCCGGCATCGGCCGGGCCGACCAGGTCGGCCGGCTGTCGATCGCCGTGCGCAGCTTCCGCGACACGCTCACGCGGCTGCGCTACGCCGAAACCGAGCTGCGCACGCTGAACGGCGACCTGGAACAGAAGGTGGACGCGCGCACGCAGGACTTGAAGCGCACGATCGCGGTGGCGCGCGACAGCGAACGCAAGCTGCGTGCGATCGTGGACACGGCGCTCGACGCCGTCGTCAACATGGACCGCAACGGCCGCGTGGTGGGCTGGAACCGGCAGGCCGAGGTCATCTTCGGCTACACGCGCGACGAGGCGCTGGGCCAGCAGCTGGACACGCTGATCATTCCGCCACGCTACCGCGCCGACCACCGCAAGGGCATGGCCCGCTACGTGGCCGGCGACAGCCCGGGTGAAGTGCTGGACCGCCGCATCGAGGTCGAGGCGCTGCGCGCCGACGGCAGCGAATTCCCCATCGAACTGTCGATCACCCGCATCGACCTGGATGCCGGCGAATTCGAGTTCTGCGGCTTCATCCGCGACATCAGCGAGCGCCGGGAGCGCGAGCAGAAGCTGGTGGCGGCCAATGTGCGGGCCGAGGCGGCCAATATCGCCAAGTCGGAATTCCTCGCCAACATGAGCCACGAGATCCGCACGCCGATGAGTGCGATCATCGGCATGGCCTACCTGGCGCTGCGCACCGACCTCAATACCAAGCAGCACGACTACGTGAGCAAGATCCACCGCGCCGCGCTGTCCCTGCTGGGCATCATCAACGACATCCTCGACTTTTCCAAGATCGAGGCGGGCCGGCTCGAAGTCGAACAGGTCCCGTTCTTCCTGGACGAGGTGCTGGCCCATGTGGCCAGCGTGACCAGCCAGCGCGCGGCCGAGAAGCAGCTCGAATACCTGTTCAACGTGCCGCCGGCGATCCCGCGCCATCTGGTGGGCGACCCGCTGCGGCTGGGGCAGGTGCTGATCAATCTCGTCAACAACGCCGTCAAGTTCACGCCGGCCGGCGAGCTGGAACTGTCCTGTACGCAGCTGCCGGCCGCGGCACAGGACCGCGTTGCCCTGCGCTTCTCGGTGCGCGACACCGGCATCGGCATGCCGGAAGAACAGATGGGCAAGCTGTTCCGTGCCTTCAACCAGGCCGACGGCTCCACGTCGCGCCAGTTCGGGGGCACCGGCCTGGGCCTGTCGATCTCGCAGCAGCTGGTGCGGCTGATGGGTGGCACGATCACGGTGAAGAGCGAGCAGGGCAAAGGGTCGGTGTTTTCGTTCGACCTGGAATTCGGCCTCTCCGGCCAGCCGGAACGCCCGCCGGTCGTGCCCGCGGCGCTGAACGATGCGCGCGTGCTGCTGGTGGACGACAGCCCGGTGGCGCTGGAGGTTCTGGGCGAGGCGGCGCGCGCGCTGCCGCTGCGGGTGCACACGGCATCGTCGGGTGCCGAGGCGCTGGCCAACGTGCTGGAGGCCGACGCGGCCGACGACCCGTATGCGCTGGTGCTGACGGACTGGCAGATGCCGGGCATGGACGGGATCGAACTGGCCCGCCGCGTGGCCGCCGCGCCGCTGGCGCGCCAGCCGGGCATGGTGTTGCTCACCGCCTTCGGCCGCGAGGAAGTGCAGCGCGAGGCGGAGGAGGCGGGCTTCGTGGGCTACCTGTTCAAGCCCATCGGTCAATCGATGCTCGTCGATACGCTGGTTTCCCTGTTTGCGCCGCCGCGCCGCCGCGGCCAGCCCGACGACGGCGGCAAGCTCGACGTGACGGGCCGCGTGCTGCTGGTCGAGGACAATCCCGTGAACCAGCAGATCGCCGCCGAACTGATGGGCATTCAGGGCATCGCCGTGGAATTCGCCGGCAACGGCCGCGAAGCGCTGGACCGGCTGGCCCAGGTAGGGCCGGGCTACTACGACGTGGTGCTGATGGACCTGGAAATGCCCACGCTGGACGGCCATGCCACCACGCTGGAACTGCGCCGCGACCGCCGATTCGACGGCTTGCCGGTGATCGCCATGACGGCCCACGCACTGGCCGACGTGCGCGAACGCTGCCTGGCCGAAGGCATGCAGGATTACCTGACCAAGCCGATCGACCCCGACCTGCTGTATGCCACGCTGGCGCGCTGGCTGGGCCGCGCCATGCCGCCGGTGGCGCCGCGCCCGCCGCGCGCGCCCGGCCAGGAAGAGCTGCCGCTGCTGCCGGGGATCGACACGGTGCGCGGCCTGCGCCACGTGGCCGGCAACGAAACGCTGTACCTGCAATTGCTGGACCGCTTCCGCAATTCCCAGCGCGACGCCGCGACCGACCTGGCCACCGACCTGCTGCACTGCGACCGCGACAGCGCGCGCCAGCGTGCCCACACCTTGCGGGGCGTGGCCGGCAATGTCGGCGCCAACGCGGTGGAGGCGACGGCGCGCGCCATCGAGGAAATACTGGACCGGCACGAAGTGCCGGCCGCCACCCTGGTCGACGAATTGACGGACGTGCTGCGCACCGCCGTCACCGGACTCGATGCCCACTTCGGCAGCGCGGATGGCATGCCGGCAAACGCCGCCGGCGAGGCGGCGCCCGTGGTGCCCGAGGATGCGCTGGCGCGGCTGCGCGAACTGCTGTCTGCCTACAGCGGCGACAGCAACGATTATTTTGCCGGGGCGCGCCCGGCGCTGGCGGCCGTGCTGCCGCCGGCGGCGCTGGAGCGCGTGGCCGCGCACATCGCCAGTTATGAATTCGACGCGGCCCGGCAGGTGCTCGACGCCGCCCAGGAGGCAACATGA
- a CDS encoding transporter substrate-binding domain-containing protein yields MVAGSAGRVKGMAAALAACAGLAAVSAHAMQAAAAPKITLCYERADVLPWRTEDGRGLNFELLKLVGQRENIRFDFQSMPWKRCLAQLKANAVDGAFAVSFKSDRREIGEYPGGAAPDVSKRMHVDRYVLLRRKGSNVDWDGKTLSNVDGAVGAQLGYSVTDVLRSLNVTVDEGSQRSDELVRKLLAGRLAAAAVGGSDARTLLAGPFGPQIEALPRPLIEKPYFLLLSHQLVERQPELARRIWNAVEAVRNGEQYRKLEKSEVPAAAGKGKQP; encoded by the coding sequence ATGGTGGCTGGGAGCGCTGGACGGGTGAAGGGGATGGCGGCGGCGCTGGCGGCATGTGCCGGGCTCGCTGCCGTGTCCGCGCACGCCATGCAGGCGGCCGCCGCACCGAAGATCACGCTGTGCTACGAACGGGCCGACGTGCTGCCGTGGCGCACCGAGGACGGCCGCGGGCTGAACTTCGAGCTGCTCAAGCTGGTGGGCCAGCGCGAGAATATCCGCTTCGATTTCCAGAGCATGCCGTGGAAGCGCTGCCTGGCACAACTGAAGGCCAATGCCGTCGACGGCGCGTTCGCCGTGAGCTTCAAGAGCGACCGCCGCGAGATCGGCGAATACCCGGGCGGGGCCGCGCCCGACGTCTCCAAGCGCATGCACGTTGACCGCTACGTCCTGCTGCGCCGCAAGGGCAGCAACGTGGACTGGGATGGCAAGACGCTGTCTAACGTGGACGGCGCCGTGGGCGCGCAGCTGGGCTATTCGGTCACGGACGTGCTGCGCAGCCTGAACGTGACCGTGGACGAAGGCAGCCAGCGCTCCGACGAACTGGTGCGCAAGCTGCTGGCCGGGCGCCTCGCCGCGGCGGCCGTGGGCGGCAGCGATGCGCGCACGCTGCTGGCGGGGCCGTTCGGGCCGCAGATCGAGGCGCTGCCGCGGCCGCTCATCGAAAAGCCGTACTTCCTGCTGCTGTCGCACCAGCTGGTGGAACGCCAGCCGGAGCTGGCGCGGCGCATCTGGAATGCCGTCGAAGCGGTGCGCAACGGCGAGCAATACAGGAAGCTCGAGAAATCCGAAGTACCGGCCGCCGCCGGCAAGGGCAAGCAACCTTGA
- a CDS encoding response regulator has protein sequence MNPARPTVLIVDDTPDNIMLLATLLKEKYRTKVATNGATALQILAGGDVDLVLLDVMMPDMDGLEVCRRIVREPRTADVPVIFTTAKNQPEDEARGLEAGAVDYITRPVSPPILFARIATHLALRAARRELARRNAELEALLAKRDGNAATKFEIP, from the coding sequence ATGAATCCCGCCCGCCCCACCGTGCTGATCGTGGACGACACGCCCGACAACATCATGCTGCTGGCCACGCTGCTGAAGGAGAAGTACCGGACGAAGGTCGCCACCAACGGCGCCACGGCCTTGCAGATCCTGGCAGGCGGCGACGTGGACCTGGTGCTGCTGGACGTGATGATGCCGGACATGGATGGCCTGGAAGTGTGTCGCCGCATCGTGCGCGAGCCCCGCACGGCGGACGTGCCGGTGATCTTCACCACGGCGAAGAACCAGCCGGAAGACGAAGCGCGCGGGCTGGAGGCAGGCGCCGTCGACTACATCACCCGCCCGGTCAGCCCGCCGATCCTGTTCGCCCGCATCGCCACCCACCTGGCGCTGCGCGCCGCGCGCCGCGAACTGGCGCGCCGCAACGCCGAACTCGAAGCCTTGCTGGCGAAACGTGACGGCAATGCTGCCACGAAATTTGAGATACCTTAA
- a CDS encoding multidrug efflux RND transporter permease subunit produces MNFPRFFVDKPIFAAVLSILIFVAGLISIVELPVSEYPEVVPPSVVVRAQYPGANPKVIAETVAAPLEEQINGVESMLYMDSKATSDGSLALTVTFQVGTNVEQAETQVQNRVQRALPRLPEEVRQIGVTTAKSSPNLTMVAHLVSPKGRYDDVYLRNYAVLNVKDQLSRIPGMGEVILFGAGDYAMRVWIDPQKLAARGMTAPDVVNAIREQNVQVAAGVVGASPTKDSQFQLTVNATGRLKTVDEFGAVIVRTNEDGAVTLLRDVARVELGSNSYALRSLLNNKSAAAIGIFEAPGANALQLSEDVRATLKRLQADFPEDVEWQVVYDPTQFVRESIRAVIHTLLEAVALVVLVVIVFLQTWRASIIPLLAVPVSIVGTFAVMLLFGFSINTLSLFGLVLAIGIVVDDAIVVVENVERNIASGLSPHDATIQAMKEVSGPIIAIALVLCAVFVPIAFVSGLTGQFYRQFALTIAISTVISALCSLTLAPALSAALLKAHDAPKDRLTRAMDKVLGPFFGWFNRFFHLASESYGRGVKGVMVRKSLGIGVYLALTVAAVFVFRAVPSGFVPQQDKQYLVGFAQLPDASSLERTDAVIRRMSTIAKDVPGVMDAVAFPGLSINGFINAPNTGIVFIGLKPFHERTTPELSGNGIAAEVNKRMGAVEDAFIMVFPPPPVNGLGSIGGFKMMVEDRGSLGYDALYGAVQALQAKAWQTPQLAGVFSSYQINVPQLFADVDRTRAKQLGVPLQTIYQTLQINLGSLYVNDFNQFGRTYQVVVQADAPFRSQREQIAQLKVRNDKGEMIPLSSLMRISDTYGPDMVNRYNAYLAADISGGPAPGVSSGQAQEAMTALAREVLPKGITFEWTDLTYQEILAGNTMVFVFPLCVLLVFLVLAAQYESWTLPLAVILIVPMSILCALVGVKLTGGDNNVFTQIALFVLVGLASKNAILIVEFARELEDHGRSVVQAALEACRLRLRPILMTSIAFIMGVLPLVFSSGAGAEMRHAMGVAVFAGMLGVTFFGLFLTPLFYVILRGLALRISGAPHKRHHADTGLGAAGGSAAHVPMSRDMGR; encoded by the coding sequence ATGAACTTCCCCCGCTTCTTCGTCGACAAGCCGATCTTCGCGGCCGTGCTGTCGATCCTGATCTTCGTGGCCGGCCTGATTTCGATCGTCGAACTGCCGGTGTCCGAATACCCGGAGGTCGTGCCGCCTTCCGTGGTGGTGCGCGCCCAATATCCCGGCGCGAACCCGAAGGTGATCGCCGAAACGGTGGCCGCGCCGCTGGAAGAGCAGATCAACGGCGTGGAAAGCATGCTGTACATGGATTCGAAGGCCACCTCCGACGGCTCGCTGGCGCTGACCGTCACCTTCCAGGTGGGCACCAACGTCGAACAGGCCGAGACCCAGGTGCAGAACCGCGTGCAGCGCGCCCTGCCCCGGCTGCCGGAGGAAGTACGGCAGATCGGCGTCACCACCGCCAAGTCGTCGCCGAACCTGACGATGGTGGCCCACCTCGTGTCGCCGAAGGGCCGTTACGACGACGTCTACCTGCGCAACTACGCGGTGCTGAACGTGAAGGACCAGCTGTCGCGCATTCCCGGCATGGGCGAGGTGATCCTGTTCGGCGCCGGCGACTACGCCATGCGCGTGTGGATCGACCCGCAAAAGCTGGCCGCGCGCGGCATGACGGCGCCGGACGTGGTGAACGCGATCCGCGAGCAGAACGTGCAGGTGGCCGCCGGCGTGGTGGGCGCATCGCCCACCAAGGATTCGCAATTCCAGCTGACGGTGAACGCGACCGGCCGCCTGAAGACGGTGGACGAATTCGGCGCCGTCATCGTGCGCACCAACGAGGATGGCGCGGTGACCCTGCTGCGCGACGTGGCGCGCGTGGAGCTGGGGTCGAACTCGTATGCGCTGCGTTCGCTGCTGAACAATAAATCGGCCGCGGCGATCGGCATCTTCGAGGCGCCCGGCGCCAATGCCCTGCAATTGTCGGAGGACGTGCGCGCCACGCTGAAACGCCTGCAGGCGGACTTCCCCGAAGACGTGGAGTGGCAGGTCGTCTACGACCCCACGCAATTCGTGCGCGAATCGATCCGCGCCGTCATCCACACGCTGCTCGAGGCGGTGGCCCTGGTGGTGCTGGTGGTGATCGTGTTCCTGCAGACCTGGCGGGCATCCATCATCCCCCTGCTGGCGGTGCCCGTGTCGATCGTGGGCACCTTTGCCGTGATGCTGCTGTTCGGCTTTTCGATCAACACGCTGTCGCTGTTCGGCCTCGTGCTGGCGATCGGCATCGTGGTCGACGATGCCATCGTCGTGGTGGAGAACGTCGAGCGCAATATCGCGTCCGGCCTGTCGCCGCACGATGCCACGATCCAGGCGATGAAGGAAGTGTCCGGCCCCATCATCGCCATCGCGCTGGTGCTGTGCGCGGTGTTCGTGCCGATCGCCTTCGTTTCCGGCCTCACGGGCCAGTTCTACCGCCAGTTCGCGCTGACGATCGCGATCTCCACCGTGATCTCGGCGCTGTGCTCGCTGACGCTGGCGCCGGCCCTGTCGGCCGCCCTGCTGAAGGCGCACGACGCACCGAAGGACCGCCTCACCCGCGCCATGGACAAGGTGCTCGGCCCCTTCTTCGGCTGGTTCAACCGCTTCTTCCATCTCGCGTCCGAATCGTATGGCCGGGGCGTGAAGGGCGTGATGGTGCGCAAGAGCCTCGGCATCGGCGTCTACCTGGCGCTCACGGTGGCCGCCGTGTTCGTGTTTCGCGCGGTGCCGTCCGGCTTCGTGCCGCAGCAGGACAAGCAATACCTGGTCGGCTTCGCGCAACTGCCCGACGCGTCGTCGCTGGAGCGCACCGATGCGGTGATCCGCCGCATGTCGACCATCGCCAAGGATGTTCCGGGCGTGATGGACGCGGTGGCCTTTCCCGGCCTGTCGATCAATGGCTTCATCAATGCGCCGAACACGGGCATCGTGTTCATCGGCCTGAAGCCGTTCCACGAGCGCACGACGCCCGAACTGTCCGGCAACGGCATTGCCGCCGAAGTGAACAAGCGCATGGGCGCCGTCGAGGATGCGTTCATCATGGTGTTCCCGCCGCCGCCCGTGAATGGCCTGGGTTCGATCGGCGGCTTCAAGATGATGGTCGAGGACCGGGGCAGCCTGGGCTACGACGCGCTGTACGGCGCCGTGCAGGCCTTGCAGGCGAAGGCGTGGCAGACACCGCAACTGGCCGGCGTGTTCTCCAGCTACCAGATCAATGTGCCGCAATTGTTCGCCGACGTCGACCGAACCCGTGCCAAGCAGCTGGGCGTGCCCCTGCAAACGATCTACCAGACCCTGCAGATCAACCTGGGTTCGCTGTACGTAAACGACTTCAACCAGTTCGGCCGCACCTACCAGGTGGTGGTGCAGGCGGACGCGCCGTTCCGTTCGCAGCGCGAGCAGATCGCGCAGTTGAAGGTGCGCAACGACAAGGGAGAGATGATCCCCCTCTCCTCGCTGATGCGCATCAGCGATACCTACGGGCCGGACATGGTGAACCGCTACAACGCCTACCTCGCGGCGGACATCAGCGGCGGCCCGGCGCCGGGCGTGTCGTCCGGCCAGGCCCAGGAAGCGATGACGGCGCTGGCGCGCGAGGTGCTGCCGAAGGGGATCACGTTCGAATGGACGGACCTCACGTACCAGGAAATCCTGGCCGGGAACACGATGGTGTTCGTGTTCCCCTTGTGCGTGCTGCTGGTGTTCCTCGTGCTGGCCGCGCAGTACGAAAGCTGGACGCTGCCGCTGGCCGTGATCCTCATCGTTCCCATGTCGATCCTGTGCGCCCTCGTGGGCGTGAAGCTGACCGGCGGCGACAACAACGTGTTCACGCAGATCGCCCTGTTCGTGCTGGTGGGCCTGGCGTCGAAGAACGCGATCCTGATCGTGGAATTCGCCCGCGAGCTGGAAGACCACGGGCGCAGCGTCGTGCAGGCGGCGCTGGAGGCGTGCCGGCTGCGGCTGCGGCCGATCCTGATGACGTCCATCGCCTTCATCATGGGCGTGCTGCCCCTCGTGTTCTCCAGCGGCGCCGGCGCCGAGATGCGGCATGCGATGGGTGTCGCCGTGTTCGCCGGCATGCTGGGGGTGACGTTCTTCGGGCTGTTCCTCACGCCGCTGTTCTACGTGATCCTGCGCGGGCTGGCGCTGCGGATCTCGGGGGCGCCGCACAAGCGGCATCATGCGGATACGGGGCTGGGTGCGGCTGGCGGGTCCGCGGCGCATGTACCGATGTCGCGGGATATGGGGCGGTGA